GAATTACGAGTTTACCAGCATCTGCTACATTAGCAATGGCTGCAAAAGCAAGAGAGTTAAAAACAGCTGGAAAAGATATCATTAGCTTAAGCTTAGGAGAACCAGATTTTAACACTCCAGATTATATTAAAGATGCAGCTATTCAAGCTATTAACGACAACTATAATTCTTATAGTCCAGTTGATGGTTATGCTGATTTAAAAGAGGCAATTTCTTTAAAGTTTAAAAGAGATAATAATTTAGATTATAAGCCTAGTCAAATTGTTGTTTCTACAGGAGCAAAACAATCTTTGGCAAATATTACTCAAGTTTTGTTAAACCCAGGAGATGAGGTTTTGTTGCCTGCACCTTATTGGGTTTCTTATTCTGCATTAGGGATTTTAGGTGGAGCTACTTTTAAAGAAATTCCTTCTACTATTGAAAATGATTTTAAAATTACTCCTGAGCAATTAGAAGAAGCGATCTCTCCTAAAACTAAATTAATTTTCTTTAACTCTCCAAACAACCCAAGTGGAACTGTTTATACAGAGGAAGATTATAGAGCTTTGGCAGCAGTATTAGAAAAGTATCCAGATATTTATATTGTTTCTGATGAAATCTATGAACACATCAATTACGGAACACCAAACTTTAGTATTGCTTGTATTCCATCTATGTACGATAGAACGATTACTGTAAACGGATTGGCAAAAGCATTTGCAATGACAGGTTGGAGAATTGGATATATTGGAGCGCCAGAGTGGATTGCAAAAGCTTGTACAAAAATGCAAGGGCAAATTACTTCAGGAACTAACTGTATCGCTCAAAGAGCTGCAATTACTGCATTATCAGAGCCTGTTTCAAGAATTGACTACATGGTAGTTGAGTTTGAAAAAAGAAGAAACATGATGTTAGAATTGTTAGGTGAAATTGAAGGATTTAAATTAAATGTTCCTAAAGGAGCTTTTTATATCTTCCCTGATGTTTCTGCTTTCTTAGGAAAAACAATTAAAGGTCATGCAATTAATACAGCAGCAGATTTTTCTATGTTGTTGTTAGAAGAGGCTAATGTTGCTACCGTATCTGGTGAAGATTTTGGAGCACCAACATGTATACGTATTTCTTATGCAGCTTCTGAAGCGCAATTAAGAGAGGCAGTAGCTAGAATTAAATCAGTATTGTCATAATTAGATAATTTTAATTTATATCACAAAACCGCTTTTGAAACAAAAGCGGTTTTTTAATTTTGTATTAGATACTAAAACATTATGAAGTTAAATACCCCAGTACTATCCTTTATTTTATTTTTTCTTACAAATTCCCTTTTTGCTCAGGATGATAATGACTTTTCATTAGACCATGATCAAAACATAAAGTTAATATCCAATGAAAAGTCATTGAATATTGGAGGACGAATTATGTTTGACAATGCGGTGTTTTCCGAATCGAATCTGTTAAATGCTTCATATGCAGAAAAGCAAATTAAAAGTGGTGAACAATTTAGAAGATTGTTTTTTTATGCAACGGGGGCGCTTTATTCTAATTTAGAATACAAATTACAGTTGAATTTCATCAATGGTCAAGTAGGAATAAGAGATGCGTTTATAGGGCTTAAAAACGTTCCTATAGTGGGAAGAATTAGAATTGGTCAGGTAAAAGAACCTATTAGGTTAGATGTTTTAAATAGTAGTAACTATTTAACTTTTTTAGAACGTTCTTTTAATACGGATTTTATGCCCATTCGTAATAGTGGAATTTTGTTGATGGATGATTATTACGAACACAGACTTTCTTATCAACTAGGAGCCTTTAGAAATTCAGATAAAAACACTGGGAATGATAAGATTGCTGATGACAGTTTTGTGGTTACAGGAAGGTTTACAGGGATGCCTATTTATGAACAAACAGAGTTTTTACATTTAGGAATTGCTGGTTCTTATAGAAAATATGATGATCATGAGTTTAATGTAGATGCTAAACCAGAGGTAAATTTAAGTAACATTTCTTATGTAGCCATTACAGGCTTAACAGATGTGAATCATGTAAATATTGTTAACTCAGAAATAGCCTATAGTAACAAAGCTTTTAATTTTCAAGGAGAGTATATGTATGTTGATGTTAGACGTTATAATTCTGTAAATCATTTTTCTACCTACTATGGTCAGGTAAGTTGGTATCTTACCGGGGAGCATAAGCAAATAAAGAATCCTTACAGTATGTTCAACCGCTTTAGGCCTAAGCATAATCTTAGTGCGAACAAAAGTGGAGCTTGGGAACTTGCTTTTAGATATTCACACGTAGACATGAATCATAGAGATGTGGCTGGAGGTATTCAAGATGATTATACTCTTGGTTTAAATTGGTATTTAAATCCGTATACAAGATTTATGTTTAATCAGATTTATGCCGATGTTTATGATAAAGGAAATGCAAACATCTCTCAGCTAAGAGTTCAGATAGATTTTTAATATAAAAACGCCCTCTTTTACCAAAAAGAGGGCGTTTTTATTTAGAATGTTTTTTCTAAAAATGAACTTCAAATTGTAATCTATATTGTAATCCATCCGAAGCACCATCAACAGTAGTATAGCTTAAATCTGTTTGAATTTTTAAGGCATGTCCTACAATGTATTTAGAGACTCCAACTGTATATTGTTCTTTGGTATTGGCAATTCCTTTATAATCTACTTGACTATATCTTGTCGTTATTTCATAGTTGTTGTGAAATAAATATCCTGCAGTTAAATTATATCCTTTTCCTACTTTAACAGGATTTGTACCTATTGTGGTGTCATCTGCATTTCTATAAGCAAATTCTCCCATCATTGAATAACCATTGTGCTTGTACATAAAATCTACAAAAGAAGTATTTACATCCGTAGTAGCAAATACATGGTCTTCTGGGCTTCCACTATCGTCAATTAATTCTATAATACTTCCTTGACTTCCTCTTTGTCTAGAAGCTCTATCATTGTGATTGTAGGTTAGTCCCACGGATAGTTTTGGCTTAGGCTCTCTTTTTAAATCACCTCCTTTATAATCCCCTTTACTAGTAAAGGTTCCATAAGGTAAAAATTCTATTCTACTAGTGTATTGTTGACCTCCAACATTTCCAGTGGTAATGTTTCTTCCTTCTCCTTGAGTAATGGCAAAAACTTCTCTAATTAAAAACTGTTTACCAATGGTGTGATGGTTTCTTAATTGAAACCCCATATCTCTATCTAAAGTAAACTCTCTGTTTAAGATAGATCTGTCAACCAATTGCATGTTTGCTGATGAAATTACACGTTCACGGTTACCAGGTAATTTGGTTTGACCTGCCCAGATTTCTAAGTTTTTATAAAAGTTCCATTTTAAAACGGCGTCTAAAATCAACTTAGGGCCAAGTTTAGTGTATTCATTAGAAGATCCTGTGTCGTTGTTAGACATTCCTAATTCAATTTTATATTTAACCTTTGGGCTTAATACAAATCCATCAAATTTTAATCTATATCTCCTAACTTTAGTGTCTGTCTGAAGGTTTTTTGGGTCAAAGTCAAAATTATTGTTTGCATCTGCATCCAAACCTACAGAAGTAAGGTATTGCATACGCAATCCAAACTTCATGCTCCAAGTACTATCTTTAGCAACTGAATTAAAAATTCCCTTTCCAAATGTGTCTTTTCCTATCTTTTGAGCACTTAAGTTTGAGATGGTTAAGGTTAGAACGAGTAAAGTAAATAGTTTAGCTGTCTTCATGTTTTTCATTAATGAAGTGCAAAACTACGTTACTTTTTTGTTAACTAACGTTAATTCAATGTTAAGATGTAAGGGTGTGGTTAAGGGAGGAATGTTATAGTAAAGGCTTCGTAGTTCTTGTTTGCTAATGGATTTAGGCTTATGTCTCAGATAAAGTGAGTGTTAATTCAGTTCTCTAATGTTAAATTAATGTTAACAAAAAATCCGTCTACATTTTTATGAAGACGGATTTTTGAATTATTGTTGATAAGGTGACTTATCTTTTTACATTAGATTGTATTTCATTAATCAATTCAGATAAATTAATTAATGCCATAATTAAATCTTTAGATTCCATAATAATACCAAAGTGTAGAGTGGTGTTTTTTGGACTTGTTTCTACAGTTCTAATTCTATCAATTTGTTTTCCTAAAGAGTCAGAAACATTTTCTAATAAAGCTTGTTTCTTTTCTAAAATAATAGAAAGCTCATCAAAATTTTGTTCTTTTAAAACCAAAGAAATATCAGTTAATACAGCGTCTAATCCTTTCATGATTGCTTTTAAATCACTGATTTGTTCCTTGTTTAAAGGTTTGTGATTGTTATTAACGTGCTTGTAGCTAATTTTAGAAATATAGCTAATAGATTGAGAAATATCTTCTAAATATCCTAATACAGAAATGTAGAACTTACTTGCTTCAACAGAACTTTTCTCTAAAGATTTGATAAAATAGAAAACATCATTACGCAACTCGTCAATTTCTTGATTTAATTTGTTAACGTGCTTGTCATTTTTCTTTAGCTTGTCTAAGTTTTGATCAGCTAAGTTATTTACCACATTAGAGTAAAGTTTTTGTACTCTACCTAATACTTGTATAATGTGATCAGAGCTTTCATTAATTACTCCGTTAATCGTGTCTATAGTTTCTTTTTTGATAGCTTTTTTAGCTTCTTTTTCTTTTTCTTTTTGAGAGTGTTTAACGTAGTTTCTTCCAATTAAGAAAAGAACTGTTAAAAGTAAAATAGCAATCATTAATGGTCCTCCTAAATTGATTAGGAAAGCAACAATAGCAGCAAAAGTAAAGGCTACAATAGCAGTTAAGAACCAACCACCAATTACGCTTAATACCCCTGCAATTCTATAAACAGCACTTTCTCTTCCCCAAGCTCTATCAGCCAAAGAAGTACCCATAGCTACCATAAATGTAACGTAAGTAGTAGATAAAGGCAGTTTTAAAGAAGTACCTATAGAAATTAAAATACCTGCAACAACTAAGTTAATAGAGGCTCTTACCATATCAAAAGCAGGAACTTCGTAGCTCTTGTTTTTAGAGATGACAATAGAAGGTCTTTCGAATCTTGAATCTATATATTTTCTAGTTTTTTGAGGAATAAAAAAGTTTATTCCTGTATTGATTAACATACCAAATCTAACAATCCCTCTAGATGCTGGGTTAGGTTCAAACTTTTCATGTCCATCACCTTGTCTAGATAAGTTTACTCCAGTTTCAATAACAGTTTTTGCTTTTTTAGAAAACCATAAGGTAACAACCATCACCCCTCCAGCAAATACTAATAATAGTGGGTTAGAAGGTACTTTTTCTGCTAAAATTCCCATAGAGAATTCATTGGCAGCTATACCAGAAACAGACCACGCTTGGAAAGAGTTCCATGCGGCAATTGGTACCCCTACAAAGTTTACCAAGTCGTTTCCAGAGAAAGCCATGGCTAAAGAAAAGGTTCCGATACCAATAATTACTTTTAAAATATCAATTTTAAAAAGACTTATAAGTAATTGCGAGATTAAGGTCCAACCTAAAAATCCAAGAACAAGAATATTAAAAGTTTGTCCTTCAATTAAGTGTTTTGTGTTTGAGTAATAAGGCGTTCCTTTCATTCCTTTTACAAAAATGAAATATGTAATTGCAGTAATAGCCAAACCACCAAAGATAGCGTTGATATAAGATTTTTTATCGTTTAAGTTAAAAGAGTATACAATTCTAGATAAGAATTGAACTAATGCTCCTACTGTAAAGGAAATAGCTACAGAGAGCAGAATTCCAAAAATAATAAGCAAGGCTTTTTCATGGTTGATGTATTGCCAAATATCAGCGATGTTTTTTGAGTCATCTCCAGATATTTTAATCAATGCCATAGCAACAGCAGCTCCTAATAATTCAAATACAATAGAAACTGTAGTAGAAGTAGGCATTCCCAAGGTGTTAAAGATATCGAGTAACAAAATGTCTGTAATCATTACAGCCATAAATATGTACATGATTTCATCAAAATAAAATTGACTTGGAACAAAAATTCCTTTACGGGCTACTTCCATCATTCCGCTAGAAGTAACAGCACCTACAAGTACACCTATACTTGCAATAATCATTATCTTTTTTGGCGTTATTGCCTTAGATCCAATTGCTGAATTTAAAAAGTTAACGGCATCATTACTAACACCAACTACTAAATCTATTGTGGCTAATACAGCCAAAGCAATGATCATTAAAAAATACACGTCTTCCATGGGGAAAATTTAAATTAGGGCTCAAAATTACTAAAAAAAAGCAAGTTCAAATGTTAATTAAATGTTATGAAATGTACATCCTATTTAAGTGCATTTCACAGTGTTAAAGTTTATTTTTTTGAGGGGTTACCATAAAATCTTTCAAATAAAACGGTTCAAAATAGGCTGTATCTTCAAAAGATTTATTTTGATATTTTTCTTCGGCTAAAACAGCCATTTCTTTTGCAGATGGAAATTTTTCATCAATAAAAACAGCATTTTTATGTTTAATGAGGTCTTTACATTTAGCAGCTCCATCTCCTAAAAAATAAACAGATTGCTCGTTTAATAAGTTTTGATAAGAAGTTTCATCAATAATTTCTGCTTCTGGATTTCTACTGTATTCGTAGTTCTGATTAAAAACAGCGCTATATACTTCTAATCTTCTTGCATCAATCATAGGAACAATAATTCCTTGTTCAATACGAATACTTTTAGCTAAAGCTTTTAAAGTATCTACAGAAATTAATGGTTTGTTAATAGCATAAGCCAATCCTTTTGCAGTAGAAACACCAATTCTTAAACCTGTATATGATCCAGGACCTTTACCTACGGCAATAGCATCTAAATCTGTTGCCTTAATGTTTTCGGATTTTAAAGCATCTTCTATAAAAACATGTAGCTTTTCGGCGTGTGAGTAGTCTCCGTTATTCTCTTCTTTTAAATAAAGACAAATACCATCTTTTGCTAGGCTTATAGAGCAGTTTTTGGTAGAGGTTTCTATATTTAGGATCAATGCCATGTGACTAGTTTTAAAAACAAATATACTTTACTATTCTTAAAATTTTAAGATTAATTTTAGTTGTTTTCTTTGATAAGATAGCTATAAACAGGATAATGATCGCTATATCCACCTAAATAACTACTTCCCGAAAAACTTCTTTTAGGGCTTCCCTTGTAAGTTCCTTTTTGTAATGTCATATAATTGGGGTTAAATATTCCTGCTTTATAAAATTTAAATTGATGGTAGTTTTTGTTTAAAGTAATATAATTATCACTAAAAAATATTTGATCAAACAAAAAGA
Above is a genomic segment from Wenyingzhuangia fucanilytica containing:
- a CDS encoding pyridoxal phosphate-dependent aminotransferase; protein product: MKQVLSDRITSLPASATLAMAAKARELKTAGKDIISLSLGEPDFNTPDYIKDAAIQAINDNYNSYSPVDGYADLKEAISLKFKRDNNLDYKPSQIVVSTGAKQSLANITQVLLNPGDEVLLPAPYWVSYSALGILGGATFKEIPSTIENDFKITPEQLEEAISPKTKLIFFNSPNNPSGTVYTEEDYRALAAVLEKYPDIYIVSDEIYEHINYGTPNFSIACIPSMYDRTITVNGLAKAFAMTGWRIGYIGAPEWIAKACTKMQGQITSGTNCIAQRAAITALSEPVSRIDYMVVEFEKRRNMMLELLGEIEGFKLNVPKGAFYIFPDVSAFLGKTIKGHAINTAADFSMLLLEEANVATVSGEDFGAPTCIRISYAASEAQLREAVARIKSVLS
- a CDS encoding OprO/OprP family phosphate-selective porin, which gives rise to MKLNTPVLSFILFFLTNSLFAQDDNDFSLDHDQNIKLISNEKSLNIGGRIMFDNAVFSESNLLNASYAEKQIKSGEQFRRLFFYATGALYSNLEYKLQLNFINGQVGIRDAFIGLKNVPIVGRIRIGQVKEPIRLDVLNSSNYLTFLERSFNTDFMPIRNSGILLMDDYYEHRLSYQLGAFRNSDKNTGNDKIADDSFVVTGRFTGMPIYEQTEFLHLGIAGSYRKYDDHEFNVDAKPEVNLSNISYVAITGLTDVNHVNIVNSEIAYSNKAFNFQGEYMYVDVRRYNSVNHFSTYYGQVSWYLTGEHKQIKNPYSMFNRFRPKHNLSANKSGAWELAFRYSHVDMNHRDVAGGIQDDYTLGLNWYLNPYTRFMFNQIYADVYDKGNANISQLRVQIDF
- a CDS encoding porin, whose translation is MKTAKLFTLLVLTLTISNLSAQKIGKDTFGKGIFNSVAKDSTWSMKFGLRMQYLTSVGLDADANNNFDFDPKNLQTDTKVRRYRLKFDGFVLSPKVKYKIELGMSNNDTGSSNEYTKLGPKLILDAVLKWNFYKNLEIWAGQTKLPGNRERVISSANMQLVDRSILNREFTLDRDMGFQLRNHHTIGKQFLIREVFAITQGEGRNITTGNVGGQQYTSRIEFLPYGTFTSKGDYKGGDLKREPKPKLSVGLTYNHNDRASRQRGSQGSIIELIDDSGSPEDHVFATTDVNTSFVDFMYKHNGYSMMGEFAYRNADDTTIGTNPVKVGKGYNLTAGYLFHNNYEITTRYSQVDYKGIANTKEQYTVGVSKYIVGHALKIQTDLSYTTVDGASDGLQYRLQFEVHF
- a CDS encoding inorganic phosphate transporter translates to MEDVYFLMIIALAVLATIDLVVGVSNDAVNFLNSAIGSKAITPKKIMIIASIGVLVGAVTSSGMMEVARKGIFVPSQFYFDEIMYIFMAVMITDILLLDIFNTLGMPTSTTVSIVFELLGAAVAMALIKISGDDSKNIADIWQYINHEKALLIIFGILLSVAISFTVGALVQFLSRIVYSFNLNDKKSYINAIFGGLAITAITYFIFVKGMKGTPYYSNTKHLIEGQTFNILVLGFLGWTLISQLLISLFKIDILKVIIGIGTFSLAMAFSGNDLVNFVGVPIAAWNSFQAWSVSGIAANEFSMGILAEKVPSNPLLLVFAGGVMVVTLWFSKKAKTVIETGVNLSRQGDGHEKFEPNPASRGIVRFGMLINTGINFFIPQKTRKYIDSRFERPSIVISKNKSYEVPAFDMVRASINLVVAGILISIGTSLKLPLSTTYVTFMVAMGTSLADRAWGRESAVYRIAGVLSVIGGWFLTAIVAFTFAAIVAFLINLGGPLMIAILLLTVLFLIGRNYVKHSQKEKEKEAKKAIKKETIDTINGVINESSDHIIQVLGRVQKLYSNVVNNLADQNLDKLKKNDKHVNKLNQEIDELRNDVFYFIKSLEKSSVEASKFYISVLGYLEDISQSISYISKISYKHVNNNHKPLNKEQISDLKAIMKGLDAVLTDISLVLKEQNFDELSIILEKKQALLENVSDSLGKQIDRIRTVETSPKNTTLHFGIIMESKDLIMALINLSELINEIQSNVKR
- the tsaB gene encoding tRNA (adenosine(37)-N6)-threonylcarbamoyltransferase complex dimerization subunit type 1 TsaB, which produces MALILNIETSTKNCSISLAKDGICLYLKEENNGDYSHAEKLHVFIEDALKSENIKATDLDAIAVGKGPGSYTGLRIGVSTAKGLAYAINKPLISVDTLKALAKSIRIEQGIIVPMIDARRLEVYSAVFNQNYEYSRNPEAEIIDETSYQNLLNEQSVYFLGDGAAKCKDLIKHKNAVFIDEKFPSAKEMAVLAEEKYQNKSFEDTAYFEPFYLKDFMVTPQKNKL